Proteins from a genomic interval of Zingiber officinale cultivar Zhangliang chromosome 1B, Zo_v1.1, whole genome shotgun sequence:
- the LOC122038111 gene encoding 60S acidic ribosomal protein P0-like → MVVKLSKAEKKVRYDKKLCSLLDEYGKVLIAAADNVGSNQLQSIRRGLRGDSVILMGKNTLIRRCIRFHTEKTGNKDFLNLLPLLVGNVGLIFTKGDLKEVSEEVAKYKYL, encoded by the exons ATGGTGGTGAAGCTCTCGAAAGCGGAGAAGAAGGTCCGCTACGACAAGAAGCTGTGCTCGCTTCTGGACGAGTACGGGAAGGTCCTAATCGCCGCCGCCGACAATGTCGGGTCCAACCAGCTCCAGAGCATCCGCAGGGGCCTCCGCGGCGACTCCGTCATCCTCATGGGAAAGAACACCCTCATCCGCCGCTGCATCCGCTTCCACACCGAGAAGACCGGCAACAAGGACTTCCTCAACCTCCTCCCCCTTCTCGTC GGGAATGTGGGATTGATATTCACAAAGGGCGATCTTAAGGAAGTTAGCGAGGAGGTTGCCAAGTACAAG TATCTTTAG